A single region of the Enterobacter cloacae complex sp. R_G8 genome encodes:
- the hemB gene encoding porphobilinogen synthase: MTDLIARPRRLRKSPALRAMFEETTLTLNDLVLPIFVEEEIDDYKAIEAMPGVMRIPEKYLAREIERIANAGIRSVMTFGISHHTDATGSDAWKEDGLVARMSRICKETVPEMIVMSDTCFCEYTSHGHCGVLCDHGVDNDATLLNLGKQAVVAAAAGADFIAPSAAMDGQVQAIRQALDAAGFTDTAIMSYSTKFASSFYGPFREAAGTALKGDRKTYQMNPLNRREAIRESLLDEAQGADCLMVKPAGAYLDILRDIRERTELPLGAYQVSGEYAMIKFAAQAGAIDEEKVILESLGAIKRAGADLIFSYFALDLAEKKILR, from the coding sequence ATGACCGATTTAATTGCTCGTCCCCGTCGTCTGCGCAAGTCACCGGCACTGCGCGCTATGTTTGAAGAGACAACACTGACCCTAAACGATCTGGTGTTGCCGATTTTTGTTGAAGAAGAGATCGATGACTACAAAGCCATCGAGGCCATGCCAGGCGTGATGCGCATTCCGGAAAAATATCTGGCACGTGAGATAGAACGTATCGCCAACGCGGGGATCCGCTCGGTGATGACCTTTGGCATCTCCCACCACACTGACGCTACCGGCAGCGATGCCTGGAAAGAAGACGGTTTAGTCGCCCGTATGTCACGGATCTGCAAAGAGACCGTGCCGGAAATGATCGTCATGTCAGACACCTGTTTCTGTGAATACACCTCACATGGCCATTGCGGTGTGCTGTGCGATCACGGTGTCGATAACGACGCCACTTTGCTGAATCTCGGCAAGCAGGCGGTGGTAGCAGCAGCAGCCGGTGCGGATTTCATCGCACCTTCCGCTGCCATGGACGGGCAGGTTCAGGCGATCCGCCAGGCGCTTGATGCGGCCGGATTCACCGATACCGCCATCATGTCCTACTCCACTAAGTTTGCCTCTTCGTTCTACGGTCCGTTCCGTGAAGCGGCCGGTACAGCGCTGAAGGGCGATCGCAAAACCTATCAGATGAACCCGCTGAACCGCCGTGAAGCCATCCGTGAATCGCTGCTGGATGAAGCCCAGGGCGCAGATTGCCTGATGGTGAAACCGGCTGGCGCGTATCTGGATATCCTGCGTGACATTCGCGAGCGCACCGAGCTGCCGCTGGGTGCATACCAGGTGAGCGGCGAGTACGCGATGATCAAATTCGCCGCGCAGGCGGGTGCGATCGACGAAGAGAAAGTGATCCTGGAAAGCCTGGGCGCGATCAAACGTGCCGGCGCGGATCTGATCTTCAGCTACTTTGCACTGGATCTGGCCGAGAAGAAAATTCTGCGTTAA
- a CDS encoding lysophospholipid acyltransferase family protein, whose amino-acid sequence MFSLDSVLDDLWPQARPAPWQKSLLKRLFYEEEFQQFAATHRHLKGLDMVEQVLEHLDILCTVSARDLEQIPEHGPLVIIANHPTGTLDGLALLYAVSRVRRDVKVVTNRMLTHLEPLSSLFIPVDNMGGRTAKTSLTQMEQHLQNAGVLIFFPAGEVSRPTRKGIRDKKWHPGFIKLASKLRVPLLPVHIQAHNSLLFYASTLVSPTVSMLLLMQQMFRRRHSQLPVKIGQQIAWHHWYSANLSSREMAEQCRQHVIRLGKGVPGVFKTQCAIARPEDRATLKRELAQAECLGKTSDGKTIYLWQRNGQEEAPLLRELGRLREIAFRAVEEGSGKRRDTDSYDDDYLHLILWDEEDLEIVGAYRFMPTARQVEQRGLEGLYSYSLFHYDDKMQDVLEHGIELGRSFIQPRYWGRRGLDYLWSGIGAYLARYPHYRYLFGPVSISGGLPPAARDLLVAFYRLWFPATHPLAASRQPYPASLPDVLAQFGGVDYVDDLTKLKSLLGNLGCGIPPLYKQYSELCEPGGVQFIDFGSDPAFNNCIDGLVLVDLCYLKANRYQRYIEAHL is encoded by the coding sequence ATGTTTAGTCTCGATAGCGTTCTCGACGACCTTTGGCCTCAGGCGAGGCCTGCACCCTGGCAAAAAAGTCTGTTAAAAAGACTGTTCTACGAAGAAGAATTCCAGCAATTTGCCGCGACACACCGCCATCTGAAAGGCCTGGATATGGTGGAGCAAGTTCTGGAGCACCTCGATATTCTCTGCACCGTTTCCGCCCGCGATCTCGAACAAATCCCTGAACATGGCCCGCTGGTCATTATTGCCAACCACCCGACAGGCACGCTGGACGGGCTGGCACTGCTGTATGCCGTTTCCCGTGTACGGCGCGATGTGAAAGTCGTCACTAACCGGATGCTGACCCACCTTGAACCGCTTAGCTCGCTGTTTATTCCGGTGGACAACATGGGCGGCAGAACGGCAAAAACCTCCCTGACGCAGATGGAACAGCATCTGCAAAACGCAGGGGTGCTGATCTTCTTCCCGGCGGGAGAAGTGTCCCGTCCTACGCGCAAAGGGATCCGCGATAAAAAATGGCACCCCGGCTTTATTAAACTCGCCAGTAAGCTGCGCGTACCGCTGCTGCCGGTGCATATTCAGGCCCATAATAGCCTGCTCTTTTATGCCAGCACGCTGGTGTCCCCCACCGTATCGATGCTCCTGCTGATGCAGCAGATGTTCCGCCGCCGCCACAGCCAGCTACCAGTAAAGATCGGCCAGCAGATAGCCTGGCACCACTGGTATAGCGCAAACCTTTCATCGCGTGAGATGGCCGAGCAGTGCCGTCAGCACGTGATACGTCTTGGCAAGGGAGTGCCTGGTGTCTTTAAAACTCAATGCGCCATTGCCCGCCCGGAAGACCGGGCCACGCTGAAGCGCGAGCTGGCCCAGGCCGAATGTCTGGGCAAAACCAGCGATGGCAAAACCATTTATCTGTGGCAACGCAACGGACAGGAAGAGGCTCCCCTGCTGCGCGAACTGGGACGACTGCGCGAAATCGCGTTTCGCGCCGTGGAGGAAGGGAGCGGTAAACGTCGGGACACCGACAGTTACGACGATGACTATCTGCACCTGATCCTGTGGGATGAAGAGGATCTGGAGATCGTCGGCGCCTATCGTTTTATGCCGACAGCCAGACAGGTCGAACAACGCGGTCTGGAAGGACTTTATAGCTACAGTCTGTTCCACTACGACGACAAAATGCAGGACGTGCTGGAACACGGCATTGAACTGGGACGCAGCTTTATACAACCGCGCTACTGGGGCCGTCGCGGCCTGGATTATTTGTGGTCCGGTATTGGTGCCTATCTGGCGCGTTATCCGCACTACCGCTATCTGTTTGGCCCGGTCTCGATTTCCGGTGGCTTACCACCTGCCGCACGGGATCTGCTGGTGGCGTTTTACCGTCTCTGGTTCCCGGCGACACATCCCTTAGCCGCGTCACGTCAGCCTTATCCTGCCTCCCTGCCGGACGTGCTGGCGCAGTTTGGCGGGGTGGATTACGTGGATGACCTGACGAAGCTGAAATCCCTGCTCGGTAATCTGGGTTGCGGTATTCCGCCGCTCTACAAACAGTATTCCGAGCTGTGTGAACCCGGCGGCGTGCAGTTTATCGATTTTGGCAGCGACCCGGCGTTCAACAACTGCATCGACGGGCTGGTGCTGGTGGACTTGTGCTACCTCAAGGCAAATCGCTATCAGCGGTATATTGAGGCGCACCTTTAA
- the tauD gene encoding taurine dioxygenase, whose protein sequence is MSERLTITPLGPYIGAQVSGLDVTRPLSDNQFEQLYHAVLRHQVVFLREQAITPQQQRALALRFGDLHIHPVYPHAEGVEEIIVLDTHNDNPPDNDNWHTDVTFIETPPAGAILSAKLLPETGGDTLWASGIAAFEALSAPFRTLLSGLRAEHDFKKSFQEYKYRKTEAEHQRWQEAVAKHPPLLHPVVRTHPVTGKQALFVNEGFTTRIVDVTEKESEALLRFLFAHITKPEFQVRWRWQENDLAIWDNRVTQHYANADYLPQRRIMQRATILGDKPFYRP, encoded by the coding sequence ATGAGTGAACGTCTGACCATTACCCCGCTGGGGCCATATATTGGTGCGCAGGTGTCGGGCCTGGATGTGACCCGTCCGCTGAGCGATAACCAGTTTGAGCAGCTTTATCACGCGGTGCTGCGCCATCAGGTGGTATTCCTGCGTGAACAGGCTATCACCCCGCAGCAGCAGCGCGCCCTGGCACTGCGCTTTGGCGATCTGCATATCCATCCGGTTTATCCGCATGCGGAAGGGGTGGAGGAGATTATTGTGCTCGACACGCATAACGATAACCCGCCGGACAACGACAACTGGCACACGGATGTGACGTTTATCGAGACGCCACCTGCAGGGGCGATTCTTTCGGCGAAGCTGCTGCCGGAGACGGGCGGCGATACGCTGTGGGCCAGCGGCATTGCGGCCTTTGAGGCGCTGTCCGCACCGTTCCGGACGTTGCTAAGCGGCCTGCGGGCGGAGCATGACTTCAAAAAATCGTTCCAGGAGTACAAGTACCGCAAAACAGAAGCGGAGCATCAGCGCTGGCAGGAGGCGGTTGCGAAACATCCGCCGCTGCTCCATCCGGTCGTGCGCACCCATCCGGTAACCGGCAAGCAGGCGCTGTTTGTGAATGAGGGATTCACGACGCGGATTGTGGACGTGACGGAAAAAGAGAGCGAGGCGCTGTTACGTTTCCTGTTTGCGCATATCACCAAACCGGAGTTTCAGGTGCGCTGGCGCTGGCAGGAGAACGATCTGGCGATCTGGGATAACCGCGTGACACAGCACTATGCAAATGCGGATTATCTGCCACAGCGCCGGATTATGCAGCGGGCGACAATTTTAGGTGATAAGCCGTTCTACCGTCCTTGA
- the tauC gene encoding taurine ABC transporter permease TauC translates to MSIVFSEKTRRARPAFRWPFSRQITLSVGTLLVLLAVWWLVAAQAWVSPLFLPPPGQVLAKLITIAGPQGFMDATLWQHLGASLARILVALLAAVIIGIPVGIAMGLSPTVRGILDPLIELYRPVPPLAYLPLMVIWFGIGETSKILLIYLAIFAPVAMSALAGVKSAQQVRIRAAQSLGASRTQVLLFVILPGALPEILTGLRIGLGVGWSTLVAAELIAATRGLGFMVQSAGEFLATDVVLAGIAVIAVIAFGLELGLRALQRRLTPWHGEIQ, encoded by the coding sequence ATGAGCATCGTCTTCAGCGAGAAAACGCGACGCGCGCGCCCGGCCTTTCGCTGGCCTTTCTCGCGCCAGATCACACTCAGTGTCGGCACGCTGCTGGTGCTGCTGGCGGTCTGGTGGCTGGTTGCCGCGCAGGCATGGGTCAGTCCGCTGTTTCTGCCGCCGCCGGGGCAGGTGCTGGCAAAACTGATCACCATTGCCGGGCCGCAGGGCTTTATGGACGCTACGCTCTGGCAGCACTTAGGTGCAAGCCTGGCGCGCATTCTGGTGGCGCTGCTGGCGGCGGTCATTATCGGCATTCCGGTCGGCATCGCGATGGGCTTAAGCCCGACGGTGCGCGGGATCCTCGACCCGCTGATTGAGCTTTACCGTCCGGTGCCGCCGCTGGCCTATCTGCCGCTGATGGTGATCTGGTTTGGCATCGGTGAAACGTCAAAAATCCTGCTGATTTATCTGGCGATTTTCGCCCCGGTTGCTATGTCGGCCCTGGCGGGTGTCAAAAGCGCTCAGCAGGTGCGGATCCGCGCGGCGCAGTCGCTGGGAGCCAGCCGGACACAGGTGCTGCTGTTCGTGATTTTACCGGGCGCACTGCCGGAGATTTTAACCGGATTACGCATCGGCCTTGGCGTGGGCTGGTCAACCCTGGTGGCGGCAGAGCTGATCGCCGCCACCCGAGGGTTAGGGTTTATGGTGCAGTCGGCGGGGGAGTTTCTGGCGACTGACGTGGTACTGGCCGGGATTGCGGTTATCGCCGTGATCGCCTTTGGATTAGAACTGGGGCTGCGCGCGCTGCAGCGTCGTCTGACGCCCTGGCATGGAGAAATACAATGA
- the tauB gene encoding taurine ABC transporter ATP-binding subunit — translation MLTITNLSADYGGKPALENINLTLESGELLVVLGPSGCGKTTLLNLIAGFVPYQHGSIQLEGKKVAGPGAERGVVFQNEGLLPWRNVQENVAFGLQLAGVSREQRLATARDMLKKVGLEGAEKRFIWQLSGGQRQRVGIARALAANPQLLLLDEPFGALDAFTREQMQTLLLRLWHETGKQVLLITHDIEEAVFMATELVLLSPGPGRVLERLPLEFARRYVAGEPVRSIKSDPRFIEQREYVLSRVFEQREAFS, via the coding sequence ATGCTGACTATTACAAATCTGTCTGCTGATTACGGTGGCAAACCGGCCCTGGAGAACATCAACCTGACGCTGGAGAGCGGTGAACTGCTGGTTGTGCTTGGCCCGTCCGGGTGTGGGAAAACCACGCTGCTGAATCTGATTGCCGGGTTTGTACCGTATCAGCATGGCTCTATTCAACTGGAAGGGAAAAAAGTGGCAGGCCCGGGCGCTGAGCGCGGCGTGGTCTTCCAGAATGAAGGCCTGCTTCCCTGGCGCAACGTGCAGGAAAACGTGGCTTTCGGTTTGCAACTGGCGGGCGTAAGCCGCGAGCAACGGCTGGCAACAGCACGGGACATGCTCAAAAAGGTCGGTCTTGAAGGGGCTGAAAAACGGTTTATCTGGCAGCTTTCCGGCGGTCAGCGCCAGCGGGTCGGCATTGCCCGCGCGCTGGCGGCCAACCCGCAGCTGCTATTGCTGGATGAGCCGTTCGGGGCGCTGGATGCCTTTACCCGCGAGCAGATGCAAACCCTGCTTTTACGCCTGTGGCATGAAACGGGTAAACAGGTGCTGCTGATCACCCACGATATCGAAGAGGCGGTGTTTATGGCGACCGAGCTGGTGCTGCTGTCCCCTGGCCCGGGGCGCGTGCTGGAGCGGCTGCCGCTTGAGTTTGCCCGTCGCTATGTCGCGGGGGAGCCGGTGCGCAGCATCAAATCCGATCCACGGTTTATCGAACAGCGTGAATACGTCTTAAGCCGTGTGTTTGAACAACGGGAGGCCTTCTCATGA
- the tauA gene encoding taurine ABC transporter substrate-binding protein, translated as MAISSRITLLGALALWAFQAQAVDVTVAYQTSAEPAKVAQADNTFAKESGANVDWRKFDSGAAVVRALASGDVQIGNIGSSPLAVAASQQVPIEVFLLASQLGNSEALVVKKNITKPEDLIGKRIAVPFISTTHYSLLAALKHWGIKPGQVQIINLQPPAIIAAWQRGDIDGAYVWAPAVNELEKDGTVLTDSEKVGQWGAPTLDVWVVRKDFAEKHPEVVKAFAKSAIDAQQPYISNPDAWLKQPANLEKLSRLSGVPQADVPGLVKGNTYLTPAQQVQQLTGPVNKAIVDTATFLKEQGKVPAVAADYSQYVTDRFVK; from the coding sequence ATGGCCATTTCATCGCGAATCACTTTACTCGGCGCGCTGGCGCTGTGGGCATTTCAGGCGCAGGCGGTGGACGTCACCGTCGCGTATCAAACCTCCGCAGAGCCTGCGAAAGTCGCGCAGGCGGATAACACCTTTGCCAAAGAGAGCGGCGCAAACGTCGACTGGCGTAAGTTCGACAGCGGGGCGGCCGTGGTGCGTGCGCTTGCGTCCGGCGACGTGCAGATTGGTAATATCGGCTCCAGCCCGCTGGCGGTAGCGGCCAGCCAGCAGGTGCCGATTGAAGTCTTCCTGCTCGCTTCACAGCTGGGTAACTCTGAAGCGCTGGTGGTGAAGAAAAACATCACCAAACCAGAAGACCTGATCGGCAAGCGCATCGCCGTGCCGTTCATTTCGACCACTCACTACAGCCTGCTGGCGGCGCTGAAACACTGGGGTATCAAGCCAGGCCAGGTGCAAATCATTAATCTGCAGCCGCCGGCGATTATTGCGGCCTGGCAGCGCGGCGATATTGATGGCGCATACGTCTGGGCACCGGCTGTCAATGAGCTGGAAAAAGACGGCACCGTGCTGACCGACTCCGAAAAAGTGGGCCAGTGGGGCGCGCCAACGCTCGACGTGTGGGTGGTGCGCAAAGATTTTGCCGAGAAACATCCTGAGGTCGTGAAGGCCTTTGCCAAAAGCGCCATCGACGCTCAGCAGCCCTATATCAGCAACCCGGATGCATGGCTGAAGCAGCCTGCCAATCTCGAAAAACTGTCCCGTCTGAGCGGCGTGCCGCAAGCGGACGTGCCGGGGCTGGTGAAAGGTAATACCTATCTCACGCCTGCCCAGCAGGTACAACAGCTGACCGGGCCGGTAAACAAAGCGATTGTCGATACCGCCACGTTCCTGAAAGAGCAGGGCAAAGTGCCTGCGGTGGCGGCGGACTATAGCCAGTACGTGACCGATCGCTTTGTGAAATAA
- the mmuM gene encoding homocysteine S-methyltransferase: MSQNNPLTALLEKQPFMVLDGAMATELEARGCNLADNLWSAKVLMENPELIREVHLDYYRAGAQVAITASYQATPSGFAARGLDEAQSRALIGKSVELARKAREAYLAENPQAGTLLVAGSVGPYGAYLADGSEYRGDYVRRAEEFTAFHRPRIEALLDAGADLLACETLPSFEEIKALAALVAEYPRARAWFSFTLRDSEHLSDGTPLREVVAALKDNTQVVALGINCIALENTTAALKHLHSLTALPLVVYPNSGEHYDAVTKTWHHHGEACETLAGYLPQWLEAGARLIGGCCRTTPKDIAELTSQR, translated from the coding sequence ATGTCGCAGAATAATCCGCTTACCGCCCTCCTTGAAAAGCAGCCGTTTATGGTGCTGGATGGCGCAATGGCAACTGAACTGGAAGCGCGCGGGTGCAACCTTGCAGACAACCTCTGGTCTGCCAAAGTATTGATGGAAAACCCGGAGCTTATCCGTGAAGTCCACCTCGACTACTACCGCGCGGGTGCGCAGGTGGCGATCACCGCCAGCTATCAGGCCACACCTTCGGGCTTTGCGGCGCGCGGTCTGGACGAGGCGCAGTCCCGCGCGTTAATCGGTAAAAGCGTGGAGCTGGCGCGTAAGGCACGTGAAGCATATCTGGCGGAAAATCCGCAGGCGGGCACGCTGCTGGTGGCGGGGTCCGTTGGGCCGTATGGCGCCTATCTGGCGGATGGCTCTGAGTATCGCGGTGATTATGTGCGTCGTGCTGAAGAGTTCACCGCATTTCATCGTCCGCGCATTGAGGCGTTGCTGGATGCGGGGGCGGATCTGCTGGCTTGCGAAACGCTCCCCTCCTTTGAGGAGATCAAGGCGCTGGCAGCACTTGTGGCTGAGTATCCCCGCGCCCGGGCGTGGTTCTCGTTTACCCTGCGCGACAGCGAGCACCTGAGCGACGGGACGCCGCTGCGGGAGGTTGTTGCGGCCCTGAAAGATAATACACAGGTCGTGGCGCTCGGCATCAACTGTATCGCGCTTGAAAACACCACCGCGGCCCTGAAACACCTGCACAGCCTGACGGCATTGCCGCTGGTGGTCTACCCGAATTCGGGCGAGCATTATGATGCGGTGACCAAAACCTGGCACCATCACGGTGAAGCGTGCGAGACCCTGGCGGGATATTTGCCCCAGTGGCTGGAGGCCGGTGCCAGATTAATCGGTGGATGCTGTCGCACCACGCCGAAGGATATTGCTGAGCTGACGTCTCAGCGCTAA
- the mmuP gene encoding S-methylmethionine permease, with protein sequence MQTQQENGQLKRTMKTRHLIMLSLGGVIGTGLFFNTGYIISTTGAAGTLLAYLIGALVVWLVMQCLGELSVAMPETGAFHVYAARYLGPATGYTVAWLYWLTWTVALGSSFTAAGFCMQYWFPQVPVWVWCVVFCVVIFGLNVISTRFFAEGEFWFSLVKVITIIAFIILGGAAIFGFIPMQDGSSAPGLSNITAEGWFPHGGLPILMTMVAVNFAFSGTELIGIAAGETENPHKVIPVAIRATIARLIIFFIGTVFVLAALIPMQQAGVEKSPFVLVFEKVGIPYAADIFNFVILTAILSAANSGLYASGRMLWSLSNEKTLPRCFARVNKNGVPLTALSVSMLGGVLALFSSVVAPDTVFVALSAISGFAVVAVWISICASHFVFRRRHLQSGQPLSALHYRAPWYPLVPVLGFILCVVACIGLWFDPSQRIALYCGLPFVALCYGAYYLTRNLTSQEPEHVAE encoded by the coding sequence ATGCAAACACAACAAGAAAATGGGCAGCTAAAGCGCACCATGAAAACACGCCACCTGATTATGCTCTCGCTGGGTGGCGTGATTGGCACAGGGTTATTCTTTAATACCGGTTATATCATTTCGACAACCGGGGCAGCAGGCACGCTGCTGGCCTATCTCATTGGCGCACTGGTGGTCTGGCTGGTGATGCAGTGTCTGGGCGAACTGTCGGTGGCAATGCCGGAAACCGGCGCATTTCACGTCTATGCCGCTCGTTACCTCGGCCCGGCGACGGGCTATACCGTGGCGTGGCTGTACTGGCTCACCTGGACGGTGGCGCTTGGATCGAGCTTTACCGCCGCCGGGTTCTGTATGCAGTACTGGTTCCCACAGGTGCCCGTCTGGGTGTGGTGCGTGGTCTTCTGCGTGGTGATTTTTGGCCTTAACGTCATCTCCACGCGTTTCTTTGCCGAGGGCGAATTCTGGTTCTCGCTGGTGAAAGTTATCACCATCATCGCCTTTATTATTCTTGGCGGTGCGGCGATCTTTGGCTTTATCCCGATGCAGGACGGTTCGTCTGCGCCGGGCCTGAGCAACATTACCGCTGAAGGCTGGTTCCCGCACGGCGGCCTGCCGATCCTGATGACCATGGTGGCGGTGAACTTTGCCTTCTCCGGCACTGAACTTATCGGCATTGCGGCGGGCGAAACGGAAAACCCGCATAAGGTTATTCCGGTGGCGATCCGCGCGACCATTGCCCGACTGATCATCTTCTTTATCGGCACCGTGTTTGTGCTGGCGGCGCTGATCCCGATGCAGCAGGCCGGGGTGGAGAAGAGCCCGTTTGTGCTGGTGTTTGAAAAAGTCGGGATCCCGTATGCGGCAGATATCTTTAACTTTGTGATTTTGACCGCGATCCTCTCGGCGGCAAACTCCGGTCTGTACGCCTCAGGGCGCATGCTGTGGTCGCTTTCTAACGAGAAAACGCTGCCGCGCTGCTTTGCACGCGTCAATAAAAACGGCGTGCCGCTGACGGCGCTCTCCGTTTCCATGCTCGGTGGGGTGCTGGCGCTCTTCTCAAGCGTGGTTGCGCCGGACACGGTGTTTGTGGCGCTGTCGGCCATTTCCGGTTTTGCGGTGGTGGCGGTGTGGATCAGCATCTGCGCGTCGCACTTTGTCTTCCGTCGTCGTCACCTGCAGTCCGGACAGCCGCTGTCTGCTCTGCACTATCGCGCGCCGTGGTATCCGCTGGTGCCGGTGCTCGGGTTTATCCTCTGTGTGGTGGCATGTATCGGCCTGTGGTTTGATCCGAGCCAGCGCATTGCCCTTTATTGTGGCCTGCCGTTCGTTGCCCTGTGTTATGGTGCCTACTACCTGACCCGAAACCTGACATCGCAGGAGCCTGAACATGTCGCAGAATAA
- a CDS encoding LysR substrate-binding domain-containing protein: protein MKYLPKLGHLQAFRQVARSGSIRSAARELGVSQPGLSRTLRELEQTLGTQLLLRSKEGIALTEAGRAFSQRAEWVLEELRRAADEVEQINHFTHGRLTVGFSSLIALTVFPDVAGAFKKTLPQVLLTVKEGQLSSLLPGVRNGEIDMAIGSVDPMAPPEGVMIEPLFTSPFCIIARKGHPLAEARDLMALRQAKWLLPESSMGYYQQLQNELSHFYRQVDITPLRTDSVITGLNMVLNADYLTVVARAMCQPLQLDDKLVALPITQLPSAQYCAVWSQKSAMTTNARQFLIRLREACRGFSW from the coding sequence ATGAAATATCTGCCAAAACTCGGCCATCTTCAGGCCTTTCGTCAGGTGGCGCGCAGCGGCAGTATCCGTTCGGCCGCCCGGGAACTGGGCGTTTCGCAGCCCGGATTGAGCCGGACATTGCGTGAGCTTGAGCAAACTTTAGGCACCCAACTTTTATTGCGCAGCAAAGAGGGGATTGCGCTTACCGAGGCGGGAAGGGCGTTTTCCCAACGGGCGGAGTGGGTGCTTGAAGAGTTGCGGCGTGCGGCGGATGAAGTGGAGCAGATTAACCATTTTACTCACGGGCGTCTGACGGTGGGGTTCTCTTCGCTTATTGCGCTGACCGTCTTTCCTGATGTGGCCGGGGCGTTCAAGAAAACGCTGCCCCAGGTCTTGCTGACGGTGAAGGAGGGGCAGCTCTCTTCGCTTCTGCCTGGTGTACGAAACGGTGAAATAGATATGGCTATTGGCTCAGTGGATCCGATGGCGCCGCCGGAAGGGGTGATGATCGAACCGCTGTTTACCTCGCCGTTTTGCATCATCGCGCGCAAGGGGCACCCACTGGCAGAAGCCCGCGATCTGATGGCGCTGCGTCAGGCCAAATGGCTACTGCCGGAGTCATCCATGGGCTACTACCAGCAGCTACAAAATGAGCTCAGCCATTTTTATCGACAGGTGGATATCACCCCGCTGCGCACCGATTCCGTCATCACGGGGCTAAATATGGTGCTTAACGCGGACTATCTGACGGTGGTCGCGCGGGCGATGTGTCAGCCGCTGCAGCTTGATGACAAGCTGGTGGCGTTGCCCATCACCCAACTGCCGTCGGCGCAGTATTGCGCGGTGTGGTCGCAAAAGTCGGCGATGACCACCAACGCCCGTCAGTTTTTGATTCGCCTGCGCGAAGCATGCAGAGGGTTTAGCTGGTAG
- a CDS encoding MFS transporter, protein MKSQSQMIFLLFIGYVVVYIDKTVMGFALLPIEKEFGLTTAQLGYITGIFFLAYSLFQVPAGWLNDRVGYKTMLILSLCALGIFALCFGALGMTFGLLLVFRFLSGVGHSGYPCSCAKAVVSNFTLEKRTFAQSVLLSSAGLAMTVGPIVAVSALAHLGWHASFVALGIVACAIALLIALRVPYQKPAPRQAAHGQREALWRNPTVLLLFFSVFCINIPSYGLLAWLPKFFVQSMGMPIEVSGYIVAAGGAGIWLSSLCTGWLVGKYFHHREPQVILICALVSAAAILGIFHTATAVSASILLFVGEIFLMATFVTAFTLPMKRLPENIMGSAIGLINTGGTLGGFVSPVVIGYLVGKSHSYESAFIFLSLAMVCAGVAIVPLIKKPAPSLPVTD, encoded by the coding sequence ATGAAAAGCCAGTCACAGATGATTTTTTTGCTTTTTATCGGCTATGTCGTGGTCTACATCGATAAAACCGTAATGGGTTTTGCCCTGCTGCCAATCGAAAAGGAGTTCGGGCTCACCACCGCGCAGCTGGGCTATATCACCGGGATCTTCTTTCTCGCCTACTCCCTCTTTCAGGTGCCTGCGGGCTGGCTAAACGACAGAGTCGGCTACAAAACCATGCTGATCCTTTCTCTGTGTGCGCTGGGGATCTTCGCCCTCTGCTTTGGCGCGCTGGGTATGACCTTTGGCCTGCTGCTGGTGTTTCGCTTTCTCTCCGGCGTGGGGCATTCCGGCTATCCCTGCTCCTGCGCGAAAGCGGTGGTCAGCAATTTTACGCTGGAAAAACGCACCTTCGCCCAGTCGGTTCTGCTCTCCTCCGCCGGGCTGGCGATGACCGTCGGGCCGATTGTGGCCGTCTCGGCGCTGGCACACCTGGGCTGGCACGCCTCGTTTGTGGCACTGGGGATCGTGGCCTGCGCCATTGCCCTGCTGATCGCCTTGCGCGTGCCGTATCAGAAACCCGCGCCACGCCAGGCCGCGCACGGGCAACGCGAGGCGCTGTGGCGTAACCCTACGGTGCTGCTGCTGTTTTTCTCGGTGTTTTGCATCAATATCCCAAGCTATGGCCTGTTGGCCTGGCTGCCTAAATTCTTTGTCCAGAGCATGGGCATGCCGATTGAGGTGTCCGGTTATATCGTGGCGGCTGGCGGCGCGGGGATCTGGCTTTCATCGTTGTGCACCGGCTGGCTGGTCGGAAAATACTTCCACCACCGCGAGCCACAGGTGATTTTGATCTGCGCACTGGTGAGCGCGGCCGCCATTCTCGGCATCTTCCACACCGCCACGGCGGTGAGTGCCAGCATCCTGCTGTTTGTGGGGGAGATCTTCCTGATGGCCACCTTTGTGACCGCGTTTACCCTGCCAATGAAACGCCTGCCGGAGAACATCATGGGCTCGGCCATCGGTCTGATAAACACCGGAGGGACGCTGGGGGGCTTCGTTTCACCGGTTGTGATTGGCTATCTCGTTGGAAAAAGCCACAGTTATGAAAGCGCATTTATTTTCCTGTCACTGGCAATGGTGTGCGCGGGTGTGGCGATAGTGCCACTGATAAAAAAACCTGCACCCTCACTGCCGGTGACTGACTGA